The proteins below come from a single Diceros bicornis minor isolate mBicDic1 chromosome 3, mDicBic1.mat.cur, whole genome shotgun sequence genomic window:
- the LOC131400555 gene encoding LOW QUALITY PROTEIN: GTPase IMAP family member 8-like (The sequence of the model RefSeq protein was modified relative to this genomic sequence to represent the inferred CDS: inserted 1 base in 1 codon; substituted 2 bases at 2 genomic stop codons) has protein sequence MQAGHRLFAGASQCRTPRSQTRKTSSEPSRGLHMRQDSGEHSRTSPCPRATYLIEAGDKKKAISRISRSLCLESKSEEGCSMSELRLLLLGKHGVGKSATGNTILVKAVFKSKPSEEMVTKMCQEEKGATREREVVIIDTLEFFSSVPCASDRHRNIEHCLELSAPSLHVLLLVIPIGYHKPEDKETIDAIWKVFGAEAKRHIIVVFTRKDDFGDDSLQDYIEDDDSLRELVQDCGDRYCAFNNKASEGEWDTQVRELLCKVPCLVDENRRPYCVKFRNEDIGFQDSVNEATSQKEDNPHRPEEKQLQATGCERNPGMSELKVLLVGKRGAGKSTVGNSLLGKRVFETKFSEQSVTQMFRSKSRIWKERNISIIDTPDISLSKVLESELSKHTFPGPHAFLLVSPLGSFTEKDEAVLDTIRSNFGDKFFEYMIVLLTRKEDLGDQNVDTFLKDTNESLNQLIKKCKDRYSAFNYRVTGDEEQHQVDQLLEKIVNVVQQNGNKPCFLRGREALSIVLVGRSGTGKSATGNTILGRDKFPSQLLAQPITKTCQSSRRKWEGQDVVVVDTPSFHLMPGAXGGPSQLEQEVERCWSCCEEGSKILVLVLQLGQFTQEDENVVRELETIFGEEVMKYTIVVFTRKEDLGDGKLEEYLKNTDNKALKKIIKKCEGRVCAFNNKESGQAREAXAKDLLTLANELIGRCEGHGYPYGWEKVSKIMKNAQEKHKPPNLLKXLKDMLP, from the exons ATGCAAGCGGGCCATCGCCTGTTCGCTGGGGCCTCCCAGTGTCGGACACCGCGGTCCCAGACCCGCAAAACCTCCTCCGAGCCCTCGAGGGGTTTACACATGCGACA GGACAGTGGTGAACACAGCAGAACAAGTCCCTGTCCTCGTGCGACTTACCTTATAGAGGCGGGAGACAAGAAGAAAGCGATAAGCAG AATAAGCAGGAGCCTCTGTCTGGAGAGCAAGTCAGAGGAGGGCTGCTCCATGTCGGAACTGAGGCTTCTCCTCCTAGGCAAACATGGTGTAGGAAAGAGTGCCACAGGAAACACTATTCTGGTCAAAGCTGTGTTCAAGTCCAAGCCGAGTGAGGAGATGGTGACTAAAATGTGCCAGGAGGAGAAGGGGGCCACAAGAGAGAGGGAGGTTGTGATCATCGACACCCTCGAGTTTTTCTCTTCAGTACCTTGTGCCAGTGACAGGCACCGCAACATTGAACACTGCTTGGAGCTCTCCGCTCCCAGCCTCCATGTCCTGCTTCTGGTAATTCCCATTGGCTACCATAAGCCGGAGGACAAAGAAACAATTGATGCCATCTGGAAGGTGTTTGGAGCTGAAGCCAAGAGGCACATCATTGTTGTCTTTACCCGGAAGGATGACTTCGGTGATGACTCCCTACAAGATTACATTGAAGATGATGACTCTCTTAGGGAATTGGTTCAAGACTGTGGAGACCGGTACTGCGCTTTCAACAACAAGGCAAGTGAGGGTGAGTGGGACACTCAGGTGAGGGAGCTCCTCTGCAAGGTCCCGTGTTTGGTGGATGAGAACCGAAGACCATATTGTGTGAAATTCAGAAATGAAGACATTGGATTCCAG GACTCTGTGAATGAAGCTACATCACAGAAGGAGGACAATCCACATA GGCCAGAGGAGAAGCAGCTGCAGGCCACAGGATGTGAGCGGAACCCTGGGATGTCAGAACTGAAGGTCCTGCTCGTGGGGAAGCGTGGGGCTGGAAAAAGTACCGTTGGAAACAGCCTTCTGGGGAAGCGAGTCTTTGAGACCAAATTCAGTGAACAGTCAGTAACCCAGATGTTTAGGTCTAAGAGCAGAAtctggaaagagaggaatatTTCAATCATTGACACTCCAGACATCTCACTTTCAAAGGTCCTTGAATCAGAGCTTTCAAAACACACCTTCCCGGGCCCCCACGCCTTCCTGCTGGTGAGCCCGCTGGGCTCTTTCACTGAGAAAGATGAGGCAGTGCTGGACACCATCCGAAGCAATTTTGGAGACAAGTTCTTTGAGTACATGATCGTCCTCCTCACCAGGAAAGAAGATCTAGGGGATCAGAATGTAGATACGTTCTTAAAAGACACAAATGAATCCCTCAACCAGCTCATCAAGAAATGTAAAGACAGATACAGCGCCTTCAACTACAGAGTGACAGGAGATGAGGAGCAACACCAGGTGGATCAGCTCCTGGAAAAAATTGTGAACGTGGTGCAGCAGAATGGAAACAAGCCCTGCTTCCTCAGAGGGAGAG AGGCCTTGAGCATTGTCCTCGTGGGGAGGAGCGGGACTGGGAAGAGCGCGACGGGGAACACCATCCTTGGAAGGGACAAATTCCCCTCTCAGCTTCTAGCGCAGCCAATCACCAAGACGTGCCAGAGCAGCAGGAGGAAGTGGGAAGGGCAGGATGTTGTGGTTGTGGACACTCCCTCATTCCACCTGATGCCCGGTGCTTAAGGAGGTCCATCCCAGCTGGAGCAGGAGGTCGAACGCTGTTGGTCCTGCTGTGAAGAAGGGAGCAAGATTCTGGTCTTGGTGTTGCAGCTGGGACAGTTCACTCAGGAGGATGAAAACGTGGTGAGGGAACTGGAGACCATCTTTGGAGAGGAAGTTATGAAATATACGATTGTGGTGTTCACCCGGAAGGAAGATCTAGGAGATGGGAAGCTTGAGGAGTACCTCAAGAACACAGATAACAAAGCTCTTAAGAAGATAATTAAAAAGTGTGAGGGGCGAGTTTGTGCTTTTAATAACAAAGAAAGTGGCCAAGCCAGGGAAGCCTAGGCAAAAGATCTTTTGACATTGGCCAATGAGCTAATAGGGAGATGTGAAGGGCATGGATACCCCTATGGTTGGGAGAAGGTcagcaaaataatgaaaaatgccCAGGAAAAGCACAAGCCCCCAAATTTACTGA CTTTAAAAGATATGTTACCATAG